The sequence AGCCGGCGGTCGTTGATCTCGCGGATCTGTTCGAGCTCGGCGAACAGCGCCCCGTTGGCGCTCATCTCGATCATGTGGACGTACTGCTCCAGTGGCCCTTCGCCGTACCTCGGGGTGTTGCCGATGCACCACAGCAGCCACAGTTCGTCGGCCCCGCGCCGGACCGCTTCGAGCAGGTTCGCGTCCTTGACCCACACCGCGTCCGTCCACAGCGATCCGTGCGCCTCCACCGGCGGCATGAACAGCGGGAGCGAGATGCCGGCAACGAGCAGGTCCTGATCGACACGATCATGGGGGATCGCCGCGCAGGTCTTCGTGGTGAAGTTGCAGACGTTGAAGGTGCCCTCGAGCTCCGTGCAGGCGTTGATGCGGGCGACATCGATGCCCAGGTCAGGGAGGACGTGGTCGACGATGCCGTCGGCGTCGCCCATGGCCAGCAGGTTGGTCGGGCCGCCGAGATAGTCGGCCAGGGGCATCATGGAGACGAAGCGGCACACGTCGAGCCGCTCCCAACGCGCACACAGCTCCGCGGGGCTGACCCCGGACAGCAGTGCGCCGAGCGTCAGAATGCCGCCGGAGGTCCCGTCCCCGTGGGCGAAACGCAGACCGGCTTCGTCGAGCGCGAGCACGACGCCCGCCTGCCAGGCGACCCGCATGCCGCCGCCGGCCAGGATCAGCGCACGCCGTTGGCTCGTGTCGGTCCCAGACGTTGCGCCCGTGTCGTCCGCCATCGTCCGTCCTCCTGTCGCGCCATACGGGTGGTCACCGCGATCACGCACACCCCGACCAGCTCCCAGCCGAGGAACAGCAGCATCAGGATGCTCGGCCGCCCGTCCGCGGCGAGGCTCCACAACCGCGCCACCACGCCGGCGCCCATACCGAACAGGAACAGCCCGTTGTGCACGCCGGCGGTGAAGATCTCGCGGCGGAAACGCAGGGCGAACAGGCCGAACGCGAGTTCCATCGCCCGAAGGAAGCGGTACTGGCTCAGCAGGTCGGCCCGAGCCCGGTCGGGCAACGCTTCGAGGTGGACGCCGAGGAGCCACGGCAGGTCGACCCGGGCACCGACGATGCCCCATGCCCCGGCGGCGATCAGCAGCAGGACGTAGCCGTAGAACAGCACCAGGGCCAGCGACCTCAGTGGCGGGTTCGGCGCCAGTGCCATGTCATCAGTCCTCCCGAGACGAGGTCGAAGCCGGCGACCAGCAGTGCGAGCGCCCCGAACAGGCCCCTCCCCACGCCGAGGGCGACCGCGATCGCGGCCCCGTACTTCTGCAGCGCACCCCAGAGCAACGCGACCTCGCGGGAGTCGCTGGCCAGTTCGGCGTGCAGGACCAGTCCGCCGACGATGGCCATGAACATGCCGATGATGGCGAAGAAGTGCTCGGTCGTCGGCGTCGTCGAACCGCCGACCAACGTGAGCACGAAGGCGGGGGCGAGCAGTTGCAACAGTCCCGAGACCACGGTGATGGCCGCGATCGTCAGGACGGCGCTGCGGAGCAGGTCCTGGCGGACGCGGACGGCGAGCGTGCTCATCGGACCGCGAACCAGGTGAACCAGGCGGCCATCGCCACCCACTGCACGGTCCACAGCGCCACCCGCACGCGGTTGAGCCGCATCCACCGCGACAACGTGTGCCGCAGGCGTGCCTCGTCGGTGATACCGGCCTTCATCTCCCGGTTGAACGGCAGGATGTAGCGGGTGGTGAGCAGGGTCGCGGCGACCACACCGGCGAGCACCACGACCGGCACCCAGCGACGGGGGCTGTCCCATTCGGTGACCAGCAGCACGCCGCCCGCCACCAGCATCAACCCGGTCATGACGGTGAAGAACCGGGTCGCCGCCTCGACCTGCGGCACGAAGTGGGAGTAGTAGTTGTCGGTCCGCAGCGCGTCGGCGGTCGGGAACGAGAACAGCACCAGCGACCAGCCCGTGCCCAGGTACATCGACGTGCACAGCAGCAGGAACAGGGCGGCGCCGACCGTCAGCCCGTCGTTCACCTCCCGACCTTCGGCGGCTCCAGCCAGTCCTCGCTCCGACCCAGCTCGGCGACGGTCTCGAGCCCCTCGGGCACCTGAGTCACCGGCTCGGGGGACGTCAGGAACCACCCCTCGAAGTGGTCGTCGAGCACCCCGCTGGTCGTGGGCAGCCAGGCAGCGAACACGGGATCGCTGGCGATGTCGAGCTCCCGCAGCGGATCCATCCTGGGGTGGCTGCCGAGGTAGAGCCGGGCGCTCGCCCGCCGTCCGAGGGCGACGTGCATGCCACCCCTGAAGTAGATCGTGGACTTCATCAACAGGCCGCGGAACTGGCAGTAGTTGACCGCGCTGGCGCGAACCGGCAGCCGGACGCCCGCTGGCCGGTCCACCTCGATCCGCATCGCCAGCTGGCCGTCGAGGTCGTACTGGCTCGCGACCTCGTCTTCGGCGATCGTGAAGTCGAGGTTCGCCTGGTGCTTCGGCATGCCCCAGATCCCCTTGCCGCCCTTGACCGAGACCTCGGTGCTGACGGGCAGATCCACCACGTACTGCCCGGTTCCGAACGCGCGGCGAAACAGGCCCGGGAGCACCATCGGCGCCCGGCGGAGCCCGCGGGTGCAGGCGATCGCGATGCTGAACTCGATGTACGTGCCGATGTCGGTGACCCGGTAGTCGATGACCGTGATGAGCAGCAGGCCACGACCGCCGGGAAGGCGGAGCGGATGCAGCTCTTCTCCGGGCATCAGCGCACGGGCGCGGTCGGCGTCGATGCTGAAGCCGGCCATCAGCACGGGCGAGTCACTGGAGTCGACGGGCAACAGGAAGGGGATGCCGTCCACGCGGGCGTGACGGCCGGCGAGGCGGCGCTGCCGTGCTGGGATCATGCGACCAGCTCCTTGAGGATGAGGGGAAAGACGTCGCGGGCGGCATGCCGTCCGAGGAAGACGTCGAGGTGGCCGTAACCAGGCAGCACGTGCAGGGCGTGGCGGCCCGGCGCATGGGTGTCGAGGAACCGGTAGGTGCGACGCTGGCTCTCGGGGAGAAAGCAGAGGTTGTCGCCGCCGGCGAGCAACACGAATCGCGCCTCGGTACGGGGGGGTCCGGCCACCACGCTGACCGGCAGTGGGCCGCCGGTGTCACCGCTGACGAGGTGGCCGCGGACGACCGACCGCACCATCTGCCGGAAGAACGACACCGGCACCTCGGCGAACTCGTGCGCGATCCAGTCATGGGTGGCGGCGTCGAGGTTGGCGTGCGACCACAGGCAGGGGAACCCCGTGCCGTAGGTGAAGCTGACCATGCGACAGACGATGTTGTCGCACTCGCGGTGGGTCAGCCGTACCAGCCCGACGATGGCACGGGCGGTCGCGTCGGGCGCCTCGAGACCCCAGGCGGGATTGAGATAGGGGGTGAGTCGTCCGATGACCGGTGTCGCCGCCCGGATCTTGACCTGCGAGACCTTCGGCAGGACCGGGTGCAACGACACGGCATTGCTCACGATGGTGGTGACCTCGGGCAACAACCCGGCCACGGCCGCCATCGCGAAACTCGTGGAGCCCTGGCAGTGCACGATGGCTTTCAGCTCGGACGCGCCGGTGTGCGCGAGAACGGTTCTCACCGCCGAGGGGTGGTCATGGACCGCGGCGTCATCGAGCGTCCACTCGCACGGCTCCACGTCGATGCTCGCGCGCCAGTTCTCCAGCCACACGTCGTAGCCGTCGTCGACCAGGGCGTCGACCAGGGTCACGGGCACGGGCGGCTCGAAGATGGCGCTGCGCACCCCGGCGCCGTGGACGAGCAGCACCGGGCCGCGCGTGGGCTCGCGCCCGCCTCGTACCCGCACCAGGTGCAGCGGCTTGCCGTCACCGGCGAGGAAGGGCACCGTCTCCCGACGTTGGCGTGTTCCGGTCGCGACGGCACTCATCCGACCACCCCCCGTTCGAGTCTGATCGGCGCCTCGATCAGCTGGGGCTCGAGCTCGTCACCGTCGGGTTCGAGCCAGGAGTCCTCGGGCGAGGCGCCCGCCCGGACGCGCCAACGGTGTGCGACCTTTGGGACGCCGATGGCGTACACCGTCAGCGCCTCCTCGGCGACGTGCAGCCGGACGAAGCACTTGTGGTCCTCGATGCGCGCCGCGGCGAAGAGCTCGTTGGTGTTGTGACCGGTCGTGTCCGCCAGGAGCAGGTAGCCGGCGAAGACGTAGCAACTGGCCAGACCGCCCACGATGCCGGAGGCGACCACGAACGCCGGCAGGTAGAGGGCGTCCGGGAGGCGCGAGAGCGCGTTCGCCGCCAGGGTGATGGTCCCGGCGGCGACGAGGACGTGGGCGATGCCGTGCGGCAGACCCAGGCCCAGCCGCCACCGCCAGCGGTGATCCTTGGTGAACAGCAGCATCCCGAACAGGATCAAGGCGGTCACGACGCTGGCCGCCGGTGTGGTCGCGATGCGAGCGACGGCCGCACCGAAGGTCAGGTCGCGAAGTTCGGCCGTCAGGCCCGCCCCCGTGCTCCGCGCCCACCACAACACCGCCAGAGAGAACCAGGCGTGCAGGGCGGTGACCAACCGCCAGAAGCCGCGGTTGTCGAACGGCAGGCCGCCGACCCGCCAACGCAGGCGCTGGGACGTTTCGCGGTCGGGGTAGGTGGCCGCCATCCGGTAGGCGGCCGACGGCGTGGTCTTGCCCCGCGCCCGGGATGCGGCCGGTGGAAGTTCGAGGTTCGGGGGCAGGCGGTGCGTGGCCGACAGATAGGCGCCCCCGCCGCCGGCCGTGATCTTCTGCCGGTCCCCGTCGATCTCGGTGTAGCGGACGTAGTGGTGCGCGTCGCCGCTCAGCGCCACGCGGACGCGAGCTCCGACCGGTGTCAGGACGTGGCGTTCGAAGAAGTCGAGGTGGGCGTAGCTCTCGGGCTCCTTGGTGTTGGCCCCGACCCAGGTCGGCTTGGCGGAGCAGAGCACGACCTCGTCGCCCGCCTGCATGCGTTCCTCGGCGATGCGGCGGAAGTAGTCCAGCTGCGGCGCGTCGATGTAGGTCTCGAACTGGATGTCGAGACCCCACAACCACCAGCGGTGCGGCAACTGCACCGCGAAGTAGCTGCGGCGCTGAC comes from Egicoccus sp. AB-alg6-2 and encodes:
- a CDS encoding DUF4345 family protein, whose protein sequence is MALAPNPPLRSLALVLFYGYVLLLIAAGAWGIVGARVDLPWLLGVHLEALPDRARADLLSQYRFLRAMELAFGLFALRFRREIFTAGVHNGLFLFGMGAGVVARLWSLAADGRPSILMLLFLGWELVGVCVIAVTTRMARQEDGRWRTTRAQRLGPTRANGVR
- a CDS encoding patatin, which encodes MSTLAVRVRQDLLRSAVLTIAAITVVSGLLQLLAPAFVLTLVGGSTTPTTEHFFAIIGMFMAIVGGLVLHAELASDSREVALLWGALQKYGAAIAVALGVGRGLFGALALLVAGFDLVSGGLMTWHWRRTRH
- a CDS encoding acetoacetate decarboxylase family protein; amino-acid sequence: MIPARQRRLAGRHARVDGIPFLLPVDSSDSPVLMAGFSIDADRARALMPGEELHPLRLPGGRGLLLITVIDYRVTDIGTYIEFSIAIACTRGLRRAPMVLPGLFRRAFGTGQYVVDLPVSTEVSVKGGKGIWGMPKHQANLDFTIAEDEVASQYDLDGQLAMRIEVDRPAGVRLPVRASAVNYCQFRGLLMKSTIYFRGGMHVALGRRASARLYLGSHPRMDPLRELDIASDPVFAAWLPTTSGVLDDHFEGWFLTSPEPVTQVPEGLETVAELGRSEDWLEPPKVGR
- a CDS encoding esterase, with protein sequence MSAVATGTRQRRETVPFLAGDGKPLHLVRVRGGREPTRGPVLLVHGAGVRSAIFEPPVPVTLVDALVDDGYDVWLENWRASIDVEPCEWTLDDAAVHDHPSAVRTVLAHTGASELKAIVHCQGSTSFAMAAVAGLLPEVTTIVSNAVSLHPVLPKVSQVKIRAATPVIGRLTPYLNPAWGLEAPDATARAIVGLVRLTHRECDNIVCRMVSFTYGTGFPCLWSHANLDAATHDWIAHEFAEVPVSFFRQMVRSVVRGHLVSGDTGGPLPVSVVAGPPRTEARFVLLAGGDNLCFLPESQRRTYRFLDTHAPGRHALHVLPGYGHLDVFLGRHAARDVFPLILKELVA
- a CDS encoding metallophosphoesterase, whose product is MTPPPPRPTSTDPEALGFEMASMVEWLSPRELIDTGQRAVLSGLFGAYADKRELLGALGVDPPQDVSDRAAVWIDYVADLGDGFDATYSVASLLAAGKLDVAGVDGQPTTTTRGDVLVMGGDQVYPSASVELYEQRLVGPYGAALPYTVTDHPTLYAIPGNHDWYDGLTAFLRVFGQGRFIGGWQTRQRRSYFAVQLPHRWWLWGLDIQFETYIDAPQLDYFRRIAEERMQAGDEVVLCSAKPTWVGANTKEPESYAHLDFFERHVLTPVGARVRVALSGDAHHYVRYTEIDGDRQKITAGGGGAYLSATHRLPPNLELPPAASRARGKTTPSAAYRMAATYPDRETSQRLRWRVGGLPFDNRGFWRLVTALHAWFSLAVLWWARSTGAGLTAELRDLTFGAAVARIATTPAASVVTALILFGMLLFTKDHRWRWRLGLGLPHGIAHVLVAAGTITLAANALSRLPDALYLPAFVVASGIVGGLASCYVFAGYLLLADTTGHNTNELFAAARIEDHKCFVRLHVAEEALTVYAIGVPKVAHRWRVRAGASPEDSWLEPDGDELEPQLIEAPIRLERGVVG